The Burkholderia ambifaria AMMD genome contains the following window.
GAGCTTGATGGAACCGACCGTCACGACGTCCTGCGGCGTCATCGAGCGGCGGCCCGCGCCGAGCGGCTCGTCGTTGAACAGCACCGGTGCGCCGCCGTCGCCGCCGTGGTTCTGCACGGTCACCGCGAGCGCGCCGACCTGCAGGCATACCTGTTTCGCGCCGATCTCGCGATCGGGCAGGATCACTTCGCAATCGGCCGCGGTGCCGACCCAGTTCGCGCCGCGCGCGAGCGACATCGTGCGGCCGTACATCGGCCCGCTGAGAAAGCACAGGTTCCACGGCGACGCGAGTGCGGCCGCCCCGGCCGCCGCGCCGCCGGGCACTGTGCCGTCGCCGTGCGGCTCAATGATGGTCGTCGACATGGGTGGACGCTCCTGCGGTCGTCGCCACGGGCTGCGACGCCGAATCCGACGACGGCGGCGGCGGCAAGGCGGGCGGGCCGAACTTCGTGCCGGGCAGCGGCGCGGGCGTCAGCGGCACCGCGATGTCGTTGTCCGGCGGGCGATACATCGACGCGCCGTTCGGATCGGCCGGCGCGCCCGCGCCCGGGTTCACGGGCGAGCCATCCGGCGCGTACATCGCCGCGGTCGTCACCACGCGCGGCGTCAGCAGATAGAACCGCTCCATGTGATTGCCCGACTTGTCGGTGTACTTGAACAGGTTGCCGATCAGCGGAATGTCCGACAGCCACGGCACACCGCTCTTGTTCAGCCGCACCTCGTCGTCGTTGAAGCCCGCGATCAGCAGGCTCTTGCCTTCGTCGATCATCGTCTTGGTGACGATGTTGCGCTGCTGGATCACCGGCACGTTCGACACTGCCTGCCCCGGCACGATGTTGCCGTCCTGGATGTCGATCGACATCATCACGCTCTGCGGATTGCCCGACACGGCCGCCGCATTGCGGATCGCCTCGTCGACGATCATCGGCGTCACCTTGATGCTGGTGCCGGTCGTCACGCTGTACAGCGACGAATCCTGGTAGCCCTGCACCTGCACGTAGAACTGCGTGAGGTTCTCGAGAATCGCCTCGGTATTGTCGAGCGCGAGCACCTTCGGCTTCGAGCGCAGCTGTGCCTGCCCTTTCTGCGCGAGCGCGTTCACGCGCGTGAGCAGGTAGTTGCGCAGCGAGCCGCCGATCGAAGCGGTGAGCGCGATACCGGTCGGCAGAAAGGCGCCGGTCTGCCCGGTTTCGGAGGTGCCGATGCCGAACGTCAGCGGCGGGTTGCCGGCGCCGTTGTACTGCGTGTTGCCGTTCAGCGGGTTCTGGCCATTGCCGATCTGCACGTCGCCATGCGTCGTGTGCAGGCGCCAGTCGATCCCGAGGCTGTCGAGCGAATCCTCGTTGATGTCGATGATCGTCACGTTGATCTCGACGATGCGCGGCCGCTCGTCGAGCTGGTTGATCAGCGACTGGTAGCGATACATGTTCTCTGGCAGGTCGCGCACGATCACCGCGTTGATCGCCGGATCGGCGACGATCTGCGGCAGCGTGTCGCCGCCGCCGGCGTTCGAGAACGGCGAGAAGCCGCCGGCCGCGCTGTCGGCGCCGCCATAGCTGCCCTGCCGCGAGCCGCCGGAAATGTCCGGGAAGTCGAGCCGCGGCACCGCGATCGTCAGCCCCGAGCCGAGCTTCACCTGGCGCGCGGCCTGCCCGAGCGGCGTGCTCGACGGCGGCTCGTTCGTGCCGCCGCCCTTGCCGAACAGCCGGCGCAGGATCGTCGCGACGCCGGGCACCGTCACTTCCTTGCCCGAGCGGTTGATCGTGAAATCGGACGCCCAGCCGTACCTGAGCCGGAACGCACGGATGTCCGCATGCGCGCCGTTCGCCGACGGATCGCCGACCGAGCCGACCGCCTGGCGCACGAGTTCGACATAGCGGCGCGGGCCGGCCACATACACGCTGTTCGCGCGGTCGTTGATCACGAGCGTGTAGCGCTTGTCGGGAATCTGCATCGCCTGCAGCGAGCGGCCGATCTCGCCGGCCGCGTTCGGCGGGATCGGAATCATCTGCGTCTGCGACTGGTCGGCCGGATCGACATACAGGAACGAGCCGTCGTAGTACCACGTGAGCCCGTAGGTCGAGCAGATCGTATCGAGCGTCTGCTGCGGCGTGCCCGAGAAGCGGCCGCTGATCACACCGTCCACCTTCGGATCGACCACGGCCGTCACGCCCTGCGACGACGCGAGCTCGCGAATGAAGTCGCCGATCTTCTTGCCGTTCGCGACGATCGTGAACGGCTTGTTGCGCCAGCGCAGGTCGGCCGCGCGCGCCGGCTGCGCGATCGTCACGCACAGCGACGCCGTGAGCAGCGCGGTCGCGCACATGGCGAGCGCAACCCGTTGCAGGCGGCGCGGTTGAAACCGGATCTGGGCGACGCGTTGACGCATCAAAGCACTCCTGAGGAAGAAACGAACATGCGTTCAAGCGCCTGCTGCGCGAAGCGCAACACCTCGCTGCCGAGCCAGCCCGACAGCAGCACGAGCGCGACCATCACGGCGATCAGCCGCACCGCGATGCCGATGTTGGCGTCCTGCACCTGCGTGACCGCCTGCAGGATCGCGACGACGAGGCCGGTCACGGTCGCGATCAGCACGATCGGCAACGACAGCAGCAGCACCAGCATCAGCGCCTGCCGCGTCAGGTCGAGGATCGTCGAGCTCGTCATTGCACGCCTCCGGGCGCGCGCACGCCGGCGCCCGCGCCGAGCGTGCCGTCGTCGGGCGGGTTCTTCACCCAGCCGACCGTATGGAGCTGCACGTCTTCCTCGACCTCCTGGTACGACAGCACCGCGAGCTCGGGCAGCACCGGCTGCAAGATCGTCTTCACGTAGCGGCGCGCGCCGAGCGCGACCATCACCGCGAGCCGCGGCGCACCTTGCGGATTGCCGTGGCCGCCGGCGCCGGCCGCCTGCGCGGCCTGCACGATCGCGCGCACCTGCTCGCCGATGTCCTGCTTGATCGCGCTCGACAGCGCGAGGAAATTGCCCTGCTTGGTCCGC
Protein-coding sequences here:
- the sctC gene encoding type III secretion system outer membrane ring subunit SctC, which encodes MRQRVAQIRFQPRRLQRVALAMCATALLTASLCVTIAQPARAADLRWRNKPFTIVANGKKIGDFIRELASSQGVTAVVDPKVDGVISGRFSGTPQQTLDTICSTYGLTWYYDGSFLYVDPADQSQTQMIPIPPNAAGEIGRSLQAMQIPDKRYTLVINDRANSVYVAGPRRYVELVRQAVGSVGDPSANGAHADIRAFRLRYGWASDFTINRSGKEVTVPGVATILRRLFGKGGGTNEPPSSTPLGQAARQVKLGSGLTIAVPRLDFPDISGGSRQGSYGGADSAAGGFSPFSNAGGGDTLPQIVADPAINAVIVRDLPENMYRYQSLINQLDERPRIVEINVTIIDINEDSLDSLGIDWRLHTTHGDVQIGNGQNPLNGNTQYNGAGNPPLTFGIGTSETGQTGAFLPTGIALTASIGGSLRNYLLTRVNALAQKGQAQLRSKPKVLALDNTEAILENLTQFYVQVQGYQDSSLYSVTTGTSIKVTPMIVDEAIRNAAAVSGNPQSVMMSIDIQDGNIVPGQAVSNVPVIQQRNIVTKTMIDEGKSLLIAGFNDDEVRLNKSGVPWLSDIPLIGNLFKYTDKSGNHMERFYLLTPRVVTTAAMYAPDGSPVNPGAGAPADPNGASMYRPPDNDIAVPLTPAPLPGTKFGPPALPPPPSSDSASQPVATTAGASTHVDDHH
- the sctS gene encoding type III secretion system export apparatus subunit SctS, with the translated sequence MTSSTILDLTRQALMLVLLLSLPIVLIATVTGLVVAILQAVTQVQDANIGIAVRLIAVMVALVLLSGWLGSEVLRFAQQALERMFVSSSGVL